A single Streptomyces sannanensis DNA region contains:
- a CDS encoding fumarate reductase/succinate dehydrogenase flavoprotein subunit: MAQVDRQQWDVVVVGAGGAGLRAAIEAREQGARTAVICKSLFGKAHTVMAEGGIAAAMGNVNDHDNWQVHFRDTMRGGKFLNQWRMAELHAKEAPDRVWELETWGALFDRTADGRISQRNFGGHEYPRLAHVGDRTGLELIRTLQQRIVALQQEDKREHGDYEARLKIYQECTVTRILKEHSLKDGERSEMGVPPGRRLGGRVSGTFCYERETGRFFILEAPAVVLATGGIGKSFKVTSNSWEYTGDGHALALLAGAPLVNMEFVQFHPTGMVWPPSVKGILVTESVRGDGGVLRNSEGKRFMFDYVPDVFKEKYAESEEEGDRWYEDPDHNRRPPELLPRDEVARAINAEVKAGRGSPHGGVFLDVSTRMPAEVVRRRLPSMYHQFKELADVDITAEPMEVGPTCHYVMGGVAVDSDTAAARGVPGLYAAGEVAGGMHGSNRLGGNSLSDLLVFGRRAGLHAARYAAGLGARPVVDARQIDTAAAEALRPFSAEGHEPAGENPYSLHQELQQAMNDLVGIIRREAEMEQALHTLAALRLRARRAGVEGHRQFNPGWHLALDLRNMLLVSECIARAALERTESRGGHTREDWPAMDRTWRRVNLLCRLADPTGGLAATDPVRGQIALVRETTDPIRPDLLALFEKEELVKYLAEEELYQ, encoded by the coding sequence ATGGCTCAGGTCGACCGGCAGCAGTGGGACGTGGTCGTGGTCGGCGCCGGCGGAGCAGGGCTGCGCGCGGCGATCGAGGCCCGCGAGCAGGGCGCCCGTACCGCCGTCATCTGCAAGTCGCTGTTCGGCAAGGCCCATACGGTGATGGCGGAGGGCGGAATCGCCGCGGCCATGGGCAATGTCAACGACCACGACAACTGGCAGGTGCACTTCCGCGACACCATGCGCGGCGGAAAGTTCCTCAACCAGTGGCGCATGGCCGAACTGCACGCCAAGGAGGCCCCGGACAGGGTCTGGGAGCTGGAGACCTGGGGCGCGCTCTTCGACCGTACGGCGGACGGGCGGATCTCCCAGCGCAACTTCGGCGGGCACGAGTACCCCCGGCTGGCACACGTCGGCGACCGCACCGGCCTGGAGCTGATCCGTACCCTCCAGCAGAGGATCGTCGCGCTCCAGCAGGAGGACAAGCGCGAACACGGCGACTACGAAGCCCGGCTGAAGATCTACCAGGAGTGCACGGTCACCCGGATCTTGAAAGAACACAGCCTCAAGGACGGCGAGCGAAGCGAGATGGGGGTCCCCCCCGGCCGAAGGCTCGGGGGGAGGGTCTCCGGCACCTTCTGCTACGAGCGCGAGACCGGGCGCTTCTTCATCCTCGAAGCCCCCGCGGTCGTCCTGGCCACCGGTGGCATCGGGAAGTCCTTCAAGGTGACCTCCAACTCCTGGGAGTACACCGGCGACGGTCACGCCCTGGCGCTGCTCGCCGGAGCGCCGCTGGTCAACATGGAGTTCGTGCAGTTCCATCCCACCGGGATGGTCTGGCCGCCCTCGGTCAAGGGCATCCTGGTCACCGAGTCGGTGCGCGGCGACGGCGGGGTACTGCGCAACAGCGAGGGCAAGCGGTTCATGTTCGACTACGTCCCGGACGTCTTCAAGGAGAAGTACGCCGAGTCGGAGGAAGAGGGCGACCGCTGGTACGAGGACCCGGACCACAACCGGCGCCCGCCCGAGCTGCTCCCCCGCGACGAGGTCGCCCGCGCCATCAACGCCGAGGTCAAGGCGGGCCGCGGCTCCCCGCACGGCGGAGTGTTCCTGGACGTCTCGACCCGGATGCCGGCGGAGGTCGTCCGGCGCCGGCTGCCCTCCATGTACCACCAGTTCAAGGAGCTGGCGGACGTCGACATCACCGCCGAACCCATGGAGGTCGGCCCCACCTGCCACTATGTGATGGGCGGTGTCGCCGTCGACTCCGACACCGCCGCCGCCCGCGGAGTACCGGGCCTCTACGCGGCAGGCGAGGTGGCCGGCGGGATGCACGGCTCCAACCGGCTCGGCGGGAACTCCCTCTCCGACCTTCTGGTCTTCGGACGGCGGGCCGGGCTGCACGCCGCCCGGTACGCGGCCGGACTGGGCGCACGGCCCGTCGTGGACGCCCGCCAGATCGACACGGCGGCCGCGGAGGCGCTGCGCCCCTTCAGCGCGGAGGGACACGAACCGGCCGGGGAGAACCCGTACAGCCTCCACCAGGAACTCCAGCAGGCCATGAACGACCTGGTCGGCATCATCCGCAGGGAAGCCGAGATGGAGCAGGCCCTGCACACCCTCGCCGCGCTGCGGCTGCGCGCCCGCCGGGCCGGCGTCGAAGGCCACCGCCAGTTCAACCCCGGCTGGCACCTCGCCCTGGACCTGCGGAACATGCTGCTGGTCAGCGAGTGCATCGCCCGCGCCGCACTGGAACGCACCGAGAGCCGAGGCGGCCACACCCGCGAGGACTGGCCCGCGATGGACCGCACCTGGCGCAGGGTGAATCTGCTGTGCCGTCTCGCCGACCCCACGGGCGGCCTTGCGGCCACCGACCCCGTGCGCGGCCAGATCGCCCTCGTACGGGAGACCACCGACCCCATCCGCCCCGACCTGCTCGCCCTCTTCGAGAAGGAGGAGCTGGTCAAGTACCTCGCCGAAGAGGAGCTGTACCAATGA
- a CDS encoding ABC transporter family substrate-binding protein: MSQVGVPRGRVSRTLRSLALLTTGVLTIPVLAALSGCDTKGDAGTAPVAAADVGSASRDLIADGGTLRWAVDAMPQTFNAFQADADATTTRLAGALLPSLFTLDERGRLQRNPDYLESAEIVETEPRQVVLYKLNQQAVWTDGREIGAPDFLAQWRALSGRDSAYWTAHNAGYDRIEKVERGANDLEVRVTFAKPYADWRALFTPLYPKDVTAGPASFNDGARTTLKATAGPFRLTADTREGAVTLIRNPRWWGRPAKLDTLVFQAVPRDQRAAALAAGTVDLAEVDRAAAERIAAARRNGTGTGAVRPTGRDADEQRSLSGYRVRKSLEPAYTQLALNGGSGPLADERVRRAVARALDRKEIAETVLKPLGLPAVPVGSHLALAGQPGYADSSDALGAQDAQKARALLAEAGWTPGGARQKSAGGKAGSKPVTKADDKRQRDEDPNEGLYIINADSKPGDAPSGRLLPDPAPGVAPHGAAVQEQDAVGAGSRHGVAGAYAPMGTAAPAPAAGDKANGPLGKDGKPLMLRFVLPSGPGSESLRAVGDRIIGMLDAVGIGTEIIKVSDDSFFKDHIASGAFDLALYTWPATAFPATDARPIFAKPEPAADGSLLVEQNYSRVGTDRIDQLFDQAVAELDAEEGRKLVKQADARIWAAAGSIPLYQRPQLVAVRQNLANAGAFGFATPAYQDIGYKKRKL, encoded by the coding sequence ATGTCCCAGGTCGGCGTCCCGCGCGGGAGGGTGTCCCGGACTCTCCGCTCCCTCGCGCTCCTGACCACCGGTGTGCTCACGATCCCCGTGCTGGCCGCCCTGTCCGGGTGCGACACGAAAGGCGACGCCGGTACCGCGCCCGTAGCCGCCGCGGACGTGGGATCCGCGTCCCGCGACCTGATCGCTGACGGTGGCACCCTGCGCTGGGCCGTCGACGCGATGCCGCAGACCTTCAACGCCTTCCAGGCCGACGCCGACGCCACCACCACGCGCCTCGCCGGCGCACTGCTGCCCTCCCTCTTCACGCTCGACGAGCGAGGCCGGCTCCAGCGCAATCCCGACTATCTGGAGTCCGCCGAGATCGTCGAGACCGAGCCCAGACAGGTCGTCCTCTACAAGCTCAACCAGCAGGCGGTGTGGACCGACGGCAGGGAGATCGGCGCCCCCGACTTCCTGGCCCAGTGGCGTGCCCTGAGCGGCAGGGACTCCGCCTACTGGACCGCGCACAACGCCGGCTACGACCGCATCGAGAAGGTCGAACGCGGCGCCAACGACCTGGAGGTCCGGGTCACCTTCGCCAAGCCCTACGCCGACTGGCGCGCCCTCTTCACGCCCCTCTACCCGAAGGACGTCACCGCCGGCCCGGCCTCCTTCAACGACGGGGCCCGCACCACCCTCAAGGCGACCGCCGGGCCGTTCCGGCTCACGGCCGACACCCGGGAGGGAGCGGTCACGCTCATCCGCAACCCGCGCTGGTGGGGCAGGCCGGCCAAGCTGGACACCCTGGTTTTCCAGGCCGTGCCCCGCGATCAGCGTGCCGCCGCGCTCGCCGCCGGCACCGTCGATCTCGCCGAGGTCGACCGGGCCGCCGCGGAGCGCATCGCGGCGGCCCGGCGGAACGGAACCGGGACCGGCGCGGTCCGGCCCACGGGCCGCGACGCCGACGAGCAGCGGTCCCTGAGCGGATACCGGGTCCGCAAGTCCCTGGAGCCCGCCTACACCCAGCTCGCCCTCAACGGCGGCTCGGGTCCGCTCGCCGACGAACGGGTGCGCCGTGCCGTGGCCCGCGCCCTGGACCGCAAGGAGATCGCGGAGACCGTCCTCAAACCGCTCGGCCTGCCCGCCGTGCCCGTGGGCAGCCACCTGGCGCTGGCCGGCCAGCCCGGGTACGCCGACAGCAGCGACGCGCTGGGCGCCCAGGACGCCCAGAAGGCCCGCGCGCTGCTGGCCGAGGCGGGCTGGACCCCGGGCGGCGCCCGCCAGAAGTCCGCGGGAGGCAAGGCCGGCAGCAAGCCGGTGACCAAGGCCGACGACAAGCGGCAGCGGGACGAGGACCCCAACGAAGGCCTCTACATCATCAACGCGGACAGCAAGCCGGGAGACGCGCCGTCCGGCAGGCTGCTTCCCGACCCCGCCCCGGGGGTGGCACCCCACGGTGCCGCCGTACAGGAGCAGGACGCCGTCGGCGCCGGATCCCGGCACGGCGTCGCCGGGGCCTACGCGCCGATGGGGACCGCCGCACCGGCACCGGCCGCCGGGGACAAGGCGAACGGCCCGCTCGGCAAGGACGGCAAGCCGCTGATGCTCCGCTTCGTACTGCCCTCGGGGCCGGGCTCCGAGTCGCTGCGCGCGGTCGGTGACCGGATCATCGGGATGCTCGACGCCGTCGGTATCGGTACGGAGATCATCAAGGTCTCCGACGACAGCTTCTTCAAGGACCACATCGCCTCCGGCGCCTTCGACCTGGCGCTCTACACCTGGCCCGCGACCGCCTTCCCGGCCACCGACGCCCGCCCGATCTTCGCCAAACCGGAACCCGCCGCCGACGGCTCGCTGCTGGTGGAGCAGAACTACTCACGGGTCGGTACGGACCGTATCGACCAGCTCTTCGACCAGGCGGTCGCCGAGCTGGACGCGGAGGAGGGCCGGAAGCTGGTGAAGCAGGCCGACGCCCGGATCTGGGCCGCTGCCGGATCGATCCCCCTCTATCAGCGCCCCCAGCTGGTGGCCGTCAGGCAGAATCTGGCGAACGCGGGCGCCTTCGGGTTCGCCACCCCCGCCTACCAGGACATCGGTTACAAGAAGCGGAAGCTCTGA
- the typA gene encoding translational GTPase TypA: MPTRHDIRNVAIVAHVDHGKTTIVDAMLKQAGAFAAHQLDSVDDRMMDSNDLEREKGITILAKNTAVKYHPKDGGDPITINIIDTPGHADFGGEVERGLSMVDGVVLLVDASEGPLPQTRFVLRKALQARMPVILCINKTDRPDSRIDEVVNETYDLFLDLDADEDQIEFPIVYACGRDGIASLTKPEDGTVPADSTSLEPFFSTILEHIPAPTYAEDAPLQAHVTNLDADNFLGRIALLRVEQGELRKGQTVAWIKRDGSISNVRISELLMTEALTRKPAEVAGPGDICAVAGIPDIMIGETLADPENPVALPLITVDEPAISMTIGTNTSPLVGRGGTGKGADAKAAVKDRKVTARQVKDRLDRELIGNVSLRVLDTERPDAWEVQGRGELALAILVEQMRREGFELTIGKPQVVTKEVDGKVHEPVERMTVDVPEEHMGAVTQLMGVRKGRMDNMSNHGSGWVRMEFVVPSRGLIGFRTEFLTNTRGTGIAHSIHEGHEPWFGTLQTRNNGSLVADRAGSVTGFAMTNLQERGVLFVEPGTEVYEGMIVGENSRSDDMDVNITKEKKLTNMRSSTADVAESIVPPRKLSLEQSLEFCRDDECVEVTPEAVRIRKVNLDARERARAASRAKHG, translated from the coding sequence ATGCCCACGCGCCACGACATCCGTAACGTCGCCATCGTCGCCCACGTCGACCACGGCAAGACGACCATCGTCGATGCCATGCTCAAGCAGGCCGGCGCCTTCGCCGCACACCAGCTCGACTCCGTCGACGACCGCATGATGGACTCGAACGACCTGGAGCGTGAGAAGGGCATCACGATCCTGGCGAAGAACACCGCCGTGAAGTACCACCCCAAGGACGGCGGGGACCCGATCACGATCAACATCATCGACACCCCCGGCCACGCCGACTTCGGTGGCGAGGTCGAGCGCGGTCTGTCGATGGTCGACGGTGTGGTCCTGCTGGTGGACGCCTCCGAGGGCCCGCTCCCGCAGACCCGCTTCGTGCTCCGCAAGGCCCTCCAGGCCCGGATGCCGGTCATCCTCTGCATCAACAAGACCGACCGCCCGGACTCCCGCATCGACGAGGTCGTCAACGAGACCTACGACCTCTTCCTCGACCTGGACGCCGACGAGGACCAGATCGAGTTCCCGATCGTCTACGCCTGCGGCCGTGACGGCATCGCGTCCCTCACCAAGCCGGAGGACGGCACCGTCCCGGCCGACTCCACCAGCCTGGAGCCGTTCTTCTCCACGATCCTGGAGCACATCCCGGCCCCGACGTACGCGGAGGACGCGCCGCTCCAGGCGCACGTCACCAACCTCGACGCCGACAACTTCCTCGGCCGTATCGCGCTGCTCCGCGTCGAGCAGGGCGAGCTGCGCAAGGGCCAGACGGTGGCCTGGATCAAGCGCGACGGCTCGATCTCCAACGTCCGCATCTCCGAGCTGCTGATGACCGAGGCGCTCACCCGTAAGCCCGCCGAGGTGGCCGGCCCCGGTGACATCTGCGCGGTCGCCGGTATCCCGGACATCATGATCGGCGAGACGCTGGCCGACCCGGAGAACCCGGTCGCGCTGCCGCTGATCACGGTCGACGAGCCCGCGATCTCCATGACCATCGGTACCAACACCTCGCCGCTGGTCGGCCGTGGCGGCACCGGCAAGGGCGCGGACGCCAAGGCCGCGGTCAAGGACCGCAAGGTCACCGCCCGCCAGGTCAAGGACCGGCTGGACCGCGAGCTGATCGGTAACGTCTCGCTGCGCGTCCTGGACACCGAGCGTCCGGACGCCTGGGAGGTCCAGGGCCGTGGCGAGCTCGCGCTGGCCATCCTGGTCGAGCAGATGCGCCGGGAGGGCTTCGAGCTGACCATCGGCAAGCCGCAGGTGGTCACCAAGGAGGTCGACGGCAAGGTCCACGAGCCGGTCGAGCGCATGACCGTCGACGTGCCCGAGGAGCACATGGGCGCGGTCACTCAGCTCATGGGTGTCCGCAAGGGTCGTATGGACAACATGTCCAACCACGGCTCCGGCTGGGTGCGTATGGAGTTCGTCGTCCCGTCCCGTGGTCTCATCGGCTTCCGTACGGAGTTCCTGACCAACACGCGCGGTACGGGTATCGCCCACTCGATCCACGAGGGCCACGAGCCGTGGTTCGGCACCCTGCAGACCCGTAACAACGGCTCCCTGGTCGCCGACCGGGCGGGCTCCGTCACGGGCTTCGCGATGACCAACCTCCAGGAGCGCGGCGTGCTCTTCGTCGAGCCGGGCACCGAGGTGTACGAGGGCATGATCGTCGGTGAGAACTCCCGCTCCGACGACATGGACGTCAACATCACCAAGGAGAAGAAGCTCACGAACATGCGTTCCTCCACGGCCGATGTCGCGGAGTCGATCGTTCCGCCGCGCAAGCTCTCGCTGGAGCAGTCGCTGGAGTTCTGCCGTGACGACGAGTGCGTCGAGGTGACCCCGGAGGCGGTTCGCATCCGCAAGGTGAACCTGGACGCGCGTGAGCGTGCGCGCGCCGCCTCCCGCGCCAAGCACGGCTGA
- a CDS encoding ABC transporter permease, translated as MTSPIEAEDAQASVVLDEETATKTESADGEKKHTGRSPGQLMWARFKRDRAGMISAGVVLFFFAVAALAPVISALYGKDPYTLYGQEDPSLLDDFAMPQGALGGMSSDFWFGIEPNLGRDVFTMLLYGMRTSLFMALILTFFCVLTGVLIGMVGGYFGGKVDYWVGRVTDFFLAFPSQLFFIAFMPVVTALFVSPRDETPTYLRAVAIILVSWFLGWMGLARLVRSSVLSLREREFVEAAKVSGASQWRIVRKEILPNIVTPILVQGTYMLPSAILNIAFLSYIGVGFVEPTPDWGRMFAIGAEIYQQDPAFMFFPGIAMVIFVLCFNLLGDSVRDAFDPKTGR; from the coding sequence ATGACCAGTCCAATTGAGGCCGAGGACGCCCAGGCCTCTGTCGTCTTGGACGAAGAGACCGCGACGAAGACCGAGTCCGCGGACGGCGAGAAGAAGCACACCGGTCGCTCTCCGGGGCAGCTGATGTGGGCGCGCTTCAAGCGCGACCGCGCCGGCATGATCTCCGCCGGCGTTGTGCTCTTCTTCTTCGCCGTCGCCGCGCTGGCGCCTGTGATCTCCGCCCTGTACGGCAAGGACCCGTACACGCTGTACGGGCAGGAAGACCCCTCCCTGCTCGACGACTTCGCCATGCCTCAAGGTGCTCTCGGCGGCATGTCCTCGGACTTCTGGTTCGGCATCGAGCCCAACCTGGGCCGCGACGTGTTCACCATGCTGCTCTACGGCATGCGCACCTCGCTGTTCATGGCTCTCATCCTGACGTTCTTCTGCGTGCTCACCGGTGTGCTCATCGGTATGGTGGGCGGTTACTTCGGCGGCAAGGTCGACTACTGGGTGGGCCGGGTCACCGACTTCTTCCTGGCCTTCCCGAGCCAGCTGTTCTTCATCGCCTTCATGCCCGTCGTGACCGCGCTCTTCGTCTCCCCGCGGGACGAGACCCCGACCTATCTGCGGGCCGTCGCGATCATCCTGGTGAGCTGGTTCCTCGGCTGGATGGGTCTGGCGCGTCTGGTGCGAAGCTCCGTACTGTCCCTGCGTGAGCGGGAGTTCGTGGAGGCGGCCAAGGTCTCGGGCGCCTCGCAGTGGCGGATCGTGCGCAAGGAGATCCTTCCGAACATCGTCACGCCCATCCTGGTGCAGGGCACGTACATGCTGCCCAGCGCCATCCTGAACATCGCGTTCCTCTCGTACATCGGTGTCGGCTTCGTCGAACCCACCCCGGACTGGGGCCGGATGTTCGCCATCGGCGCCGAGATCTACCAGCAGGACCCGGCGTTCATGTTCTTCCCGGGCATCGCCATGGTCATCTTCGTCCTCTGCTTCAACCTCCTGGGTGACTCGGTGCGGGACGCGTTCGACCCCAAGACCGGACGGTGA
- a CDS encoding ABC transporter substrate-binding protein codes for MKSIRSRHARAIVVALAAGSLALTGCSKDGGSKNTKDESKSKTDAAAQSKPVVYGDTAASTGPAAEVPGAKPGGVINVYTQSDLSHMDPGQIYVSDAGQFSNLIHRGLTNFQEDAKGNLTVVGDIATDSGKSSDGGKTWTFTLKDGIKDQDGNAITSADVRHTIERQYSKVIFDGPSYIQTWLSGDDYRKALPDGPYKGKHLPDTVLATPDAKTVVFHFNQPRPDLPQALAMAGYSIVPAKQDTKEKYDKAPKALGPYKIAEYKPGKSIKLVKNTNWDPKTDVVRHQYVDGYDFTTTIDAPSQTKRLIADQGEAKNAIQFTDSVDPAQMQSVISDPAVNKRTVKGYQPYVWQLTFNLDRMKDKKVRDAITYALPNQSMIAADGGKYGGELAGGLFAPTLPGFDPNYDPFGKLKKPNGDIEKAKQLLKEAGVKEGTKLTYAYSNTPRGQKQMVIVKDALKKIGFDVQAQEKDRASYYEQIGKVDNPYDMYMTGWGQDWPSQSTVVTPVYDGTLVSDGASNYSHINDPQVNALIKEALTLEPQAAAKKWEEAHHRIVEEINPAAPVYYSKQIQLSGSNVGGVKYSTESSYIDINNLYLIQP; via the coding sequence ATGAAGTCCATCCGTTCGCGCCACGCGCGAGCCATAGTCGTCGCTCTCGCGGCCGGCTCCCTGGCGCTCACCGGCTGTTCCAAGGACGGCGGCAGCAAGAACACCAAGGACGAGTCCAAGTCCAAGACGGACGCGGCCGCTCAGTCCAAGCCCGTCGTCTACGGTGACACCGCTGCCTCCACCGGTCCGGCCGCGGAGGTCCCGGGTGCCAAGCCCGGTGGCGTCATCAACGTCTACACGCAGTCGGACCTGAGCCACATGGACCCGGGTCAGATCTACGTCTCCGACGCGGGTCAGTTCTCGAACCTGATCCACCGCGGTCTGACCAACTTCCAGGAGGACGCCAAGGGCAACCTGACGGTCGTCGGTGACATCGCCACCGACTCCGGCAAGTCCTCCGACGGCGGCAAGACCTGGACGTTCACCCTCAAGGACGGCATCAAGGACCAGGACGGCAACGCCATCACGTCCGCCGACGTCCGCCACACCATCGAGCGTCAGTACTCGAAGGTCATCTTCGACGGCCCGTCGTACATCCAGACCTGGCTCTCCGGCGACGACTACCGCAAGGCGCTGCCGGACGGTCCGTACAAGGGCAAGCACCTGCCGGACACCGTCCTGGCGACCCCGGACGCCAAGACGGTCGTCTTCCACTTCAACCAGCCGCGCCCGGACCTGCCGCAGGCCCTGGCCATGGCCGGCTACTCCATCGTGCCCGCGAAGCAGGACACGAAGGAGAAGTACGACAAGGCGCCCAAGGCCCTCGGCCCGTACAAGATCGCCGAGTACAAGCCGGGCAAGTCCATCAAGCTGGTGAAGAACACCAACTGGGACCCGAAGACGGACGTGGTGCGCCACCAGTACGTCGACGGATACGACTTCACCACGACGATCGACGCGCCCAGCCAGACCAAGCGTCTGATCGCCGACCAGGGTGAGGCCAAGAACGCCATCCAGTTCACGGACTCGGTCGACCCGGCCCAGATGCAGTCCGTCATCAGCGACCCGGCGGTCAACAAGCGCACCGTCAAGGGCTACCAGCCCTACGTGTGGCAGCTGACCTTCAACCTGGACCGGATGAAGGACAAGAAGGTCCGCGACGCGATCACCTACGCGCTCCCGAACCAGTCCATGATCGCGGCCGACGGTGGCAAGTACGGCGGTGAGCTGGCCGGTGGTCTGTTCGCCCCGACCCTGCCGGGCTTCGACCCGAACTACGACCCGTTCGGCAAGCTGAAGAAGCCCAACGGTGACATCGAGAAGGCCAAGCAGCTGCTGAAGGAGGCGGGCGTCAAGGAGGGCACCAAGCTCACCTACGCCTACTCCAACACCCCGCGTGGCCAGAAGCAGATGGTCATCGTCAAGGACGCGCTGAAGAAGATCGGCTTCGACGTCCAGGCCCAGGAGAAGGACCGCGCCAGCTACTACGAGCAGATCGGCAAGGTCGACAACCCGTACGACATGTACATGACCGGCTGGGGCCAGGACTGGCCCTCGCAGTCCACGGTCGTGACCCCGGTCTACGACGGCACCCTGGTGTCCGACGGCGCCTCGAACTACTCCCACATCAACGACCCGCAGGTCAACGCTCTCATCAAGGAGGCGCTGACCCTGGAGCCCCAGGCCGCGGCCAAGAAGTGGGAAGAGGCTCACCACCGCATCGTGGAGGAGATCAACCCGGCTGCTCCGGTGTACTACTCCAAGCAGATCCAGCTGTCCGGCTCGAACGTCGGTGGCGTCAAGTACAGCACTGAGTCGAGCTACATCGACATCAACAACCTGTACCTGATCCAGCCGTAA
- a CDS encoding ABC transporter permease, with amino-acid sequence MLQFLIRRLTGAVVIMFLIGAFTFFLFYTIPQDFAELACGKTCTPQNIAVIRENLGLDKPITAQFWEFMVGIVAGRDFPVGHCSAPCLGVSFSSGEFVWDSIMDRFPLTLSLTIGGLVIFLVVGLATGLLAAWKRGTPVDKAVSGASMVLSSFQIYFLGPIVLGALVYSTGWMDNPKYVPFTQDPVGWFLGLLIPWVVMATIFTAQYTRMARSTMIEQLQEEHVRTARAKGMKQRYVFFRYAWRGSLIPIVTIIGMDLSALLGGAVVTEMTFDLAGIGRLAVDSSLTKDLPQTMGVMLFGAFFILILNIIVDLAYAYIDPRVRLA; translated from the coding sequence ATGCTTCAGTTTCTCATCCGCAGGTTGACCGGCGCCGTGGTCATCATGTTCCTGATCGGCGCCTTCACGTTCTTCCTGTTCTACACAATTCCCCAGGACTTCGCCGAGCTCGCCTGCGGCAAAACCTGCACGCCGCAGAACATCGCTGTCATCCGGGAGAACCTCGGACTCGACAAGCCGATCACCGCACAGTTCTGGGAGTTCATGGTCGGTATCGTGGCCGGCCGCGACTTCCCGGTCGGGCACTGCTCCGCCCCGTGTCTCGGAGTCTCCTTCTCCAGTGGCGAGTTCGTCTGGGACTCCATCATGGACCGCTTCCCGCTGACGCTGTCGCTGACCATCGGCGGTCTGGTCATCTTCCTGGTGGTCGGCCTCGCCACGGGTCTGCTCGCCGCATGGAAGCGCGGTACCCCGGTCGACAAGGCCGTCAGTGGCGCCTCGATGGTGCTCAGCTCGTTCCAGATCTACTTCCTCGGTCCGATCGTTCTCGGCGCCCTGGTCTACAGCACGGGCTGGATGGACAACCCCAAGTACGTTCCGTTCACGCAAGACCCGGTGGGCTGGTTCCTCGGTCTGCTGATCCCCTGGGTCGTCATGGCGACGATCTTCACCGCCCAGTACACGCGTATGGCCCGCTCCACCATGATCGAGCAGCTCCAGGAGGAGCATGTCCGCACCGCGCGGGCCAAGGGCATGAAGCAGCGGTACGTCTTCTTCCGCTACGCCTGGCGTGGTTCGCTCATCCCGATCGTCACCATCATCGGTATGGACCTCTCCGCGCTCCTCGGCGGCGCGGTGGTCACCGAAATGACCTTCGACCTGGCCGGTATCGGCCGTCTCGCGGTGGACTCGTCGCTGACCAAGGACCTGCCGCAGACGATGGGCGTGATGCTGTTCGGAGCCTTCTTCATCCTGATCCTGAACATCATCGTGGACCTCGCCTACGCCTACATCGACCCGCGCGTGCGCCTCGCCTAG
- a CDS encoding ABC transporter ATP-binding protein, with protein MTTLTKTEDTPAPTGPGAFLSVRDLRVQFSTEDGIVKAVDGLSFDVERGKTLGIVGESGSGKSVTNLTILGLHSKKTTTIDGEINLDGQELLSASEKEMEKLRGNKVAMIFQDPLTALSPYYTVGRQLSEPFMKHTGASKKEAKGRAIEMLTKVGIPQPQTRFNDYPHQFSGGMRQRAMIAMALMCDPDLLIADEPTTALDVTVQAQILDLLKDLQQEFGSAIIFITHDLGVISHMADDLLVMYAGRAVERGSVREVIKEPQHPYTWGLLSSMPHLGGDVNEALMPIPGSPPSLLTPPAGCRFHPRCGFTDTVGGSLCSTERPLLADGRAAACHLTAEQKQTIFIDQIKPRLG; from the coding sequence GTGACCACACTGACCAAGACCGAAGACACTCCGGCCCCGACCGGGCCCGGGGCCTTCCTCTCGGTCCGCGACCTGCGGGTGCAGTTCTCCACCGAGGACGGCATCGTCAAGGCGGTCGACGGCCTTTCCTTCGACGTCGAGCGCGGCAAGACACTGGGCATCGTGGGCGAGTCGGGCTCCGGCAAGTCCGTCACCAACCTGACGATCCTCGGTCTGCACAGCAAGAAGACCACCACCATCGACGGCGAGATCAACCTGGACGGCCAGGAGCTGCTCAGCGCCTCCGAGAAGGAGATGGAGAAGCTCCGCGGCAACAAGGTCGCGATGATCTTCCAGGACCCGCTGACCGCGCTCTCGCCCTACTACACGGTGGGCAGGCAGCTTTCCGAGCCGTTCATGAAGCACACCGGCGCCTCCAAGAAGGAGGCGAAGGGCCGGGCCATCGAGATGCTCACCAAGGTCGGCATCCCGCAGCCCCAGACGCGCTTCAACGACTACCCGCACCAGTTCTCCGGTGGTATGCGCCAGCGCGCGATGATCGCCATGGCGCTGATGTGCGACCCCGACCTGCTGATCGCCGACGAGCCGACGACCGCGCTCGACGTGACCGTGCAGGCCCAGATCCTCGACCTGCTCAAGGACCTCCAGCAGGAGTTCGGGTCGGCGATCATCTTCATCACCCACGACCTGGGCGTCATCTCCCACATGGCCGACGACCTGCTGGTGATGTACGCGGGCCGGGCAGTGGAGCGCGGCAGCGTCCGTGAGGTGATCAAGGAGCCGCAGCACCCGTACACCTGGGGTCTGCTGAGCTCGATGCCGCACCTCGGCGGTGACGTCAACGAGGCGCTCATGCCGATCCCCGGCTCTCCGCCCAGCCTGCTCACTCCGCCCGCCGGCTGCCGCTTCCACCCGCGCTGCGGCTTCACCGACACGGTCGGCGGCTCGCTGTGCTCCACCGAGCGGCCGCTGCTGGCCGACGGACGCGCTGCTGCCTGCCACCTGACCGCGGAGCAGAAGCAGACCATCTTCATCGATCAGATCAAGCCCCGGCTGGGCTAG